The following are from one region of the Etheostoma spectabile isolate EspeVRDwgs_2016 chromosome 17, UIUC_Espe_1.0, whole genome shotgun sequence genome:
- the ppp3r1a gene encoding calcineurin subunit B type 1 — MGNEASFPLEMCSHFDADEIKRLGKRFKKLDLDNSGSLSVEEFMSLPELQQNPLVQRVIDIFDTDGNGEVDFKEFIEGVSQFSVKGDKEQKLRFAFRIYDMDKDGYISNGELFQVLKMMVGNNLKDTQLQQIVDKTIINADKDGDGRISFEEFCAVVGGLDIHKKMVVDV, encoded by the exons ATG gGAAATGAAGCCAGTTTCCCCCTGGAGATGTGCTCACATT TCGATGCTGATGAGATTAAGAGGCTAGGGAAAAGGTTTAAGAAACTCGACCTAGATAACTCCGGCTCACTCAGCGTGGAGGAGTTCATGTCGCTGCCGGAGCTGCAGCAGAACCCGCTGGTGCAGAGGGTTATCGACATATTCGACACAGACGGGAACGGAGAGGTGGACTTTAAAG AGTTCATCGAGGGAGTCTCGCAGTTCAGCGTCAAGGGAGACAAAGAACAGAAACTCCGGT TCGCTTTCAGGATCTACGACATGGACAAGGACGGCTACATTTCCAATGGCGAGCTCTTCCAGGTGCTGAAGATGATGGTAGGCAACAACCTGAAGGACACGCAGCTCCAGCAGATTGTGGACAAAACCATTATCAACGCAGACAAGGACGGAGACGGAAGGATATCCTTTGAAGAGTTTTGTGCA GTGGTCGGGGGTCTTGATATACACAAAAAGATGGTGGTGGATGTGTGA